The following proteins are co-located in the Fusobacterium sp. genome:
- a CDS encoding DUF368 domain-containing protein: MFKLFFKGIIIGVANIMPGVSGGTLAVILGVYDKLTEAIGNFLTVPFKKKIEYGKFLLQICSGMFVGIILFAKIIEFCFTNYPRTTAAFFSLLILPSIPFIVKGEDKKKKENIISFIIGAAITLVFVFLDYRFGSETDTKILVQVITFSYCIKLFFCGALAAGAMIIPGISGSLLLLMLGEYYNILGFISKFFDGVVHITNYTSLSEIIHNLYIIPLAVFSIGILIGLVLIAKLINMLLSSKHRSATLFFIAGIIVVSVLQIWINLYK, translated from the coding sequence ATGTTCAAACTTTTTTTTAAAGGAATAATAATTGGTGTGGCAAATATCATGCCTGGAGTTTCTGGTGGTACTCTTGCCGTTATTTTAGGTGTTTATGATAAATTAACAGAAGCTATTGGAAATTTTCTTACTGTTCCCTTTAAAAAGAAGATTGAATATGGAAAATTTTTACTTCAGATTTGCTCTGGAATGTTTGTTGGAATAATTCTTTTTGCTAAAATAATAGAGTTTTGCTTTACTAATTACCCTAGGACTACCGCTGCTTTTTTCAGTCTTCTTATTCTTCCTTCTATCCCTTTTATAGTAAAGGGGGAAGATAAAAAAAAGAAAGAGAATATAATTTCTTTTATCATCGGAGCAGCTATTACATTGGTATTTGTATTTTTAGACTACCGTTTTGGAAGTGAAACTGATACTAAAATACTTGTACAAGTTATAACTTTTTCTTACTGTATAAAACTTTTCTTCTGTGGTGCATTAGCTGCTGGGGCTATGATAATTCCTGGAATATCTGGCTCTCTTCTTTTATTAATGCTTGGAGAATACTATAATATACTTGGATTTATCAGTAAATTTTTTGATGGAGTGGTACATATTACAAATTATACTTCCTTAAGTGAAATAATACATAATCTTTATATAATTCCTTTAGCAGTCTTTTCTATAGGAATATTGATAGGATTGGTACTAATAGCAAAACTTATCAATATGCTTCTTTCATCTAAACATAGAAGTGCTACTCTTTTCTTTATAGCAGGAATTATAGTTGTTTCTGTACTTCAAATATGGATAAATCTATATAAATAA
- a CDS encoding carbonic anhydrase encodes MENKNNLEKILIFNREFVETKEYEKYQTTKYPEKRIAIISCMDTRLIELLPKAMNLKNGDAKIIKNAGGLVIHPFGSAMRSILICIYEFNIKEVFIVGHYDCGVSNLNADKIVQKMESKGIDINTLNTLFYSGINVKEWLHGFDCIEDSVERSVSVVRNHPLVPKDVAVHGLIMDPLTGEINLVINGFDSIKK; translated from the coding sequence ATGGAAAACAAAAATAACTTAGAGAAAATATTAATATTTAACAGAGAATTTGTCGAAACAAAAGAATATGAAAAATATCAAACTACTAAATACCCTGAAAAAAGAATAGCAATAATATCTTGTATGGATACAAGATTAATAGAACTTCTACCTAAAGCTATGAATCTTAAAAATGGTGACGCAAAAATTATTAAAAATGCTGGAGGGCTTGTTATTCATCCTTTTGGAAGTGCTATGAGAAGTATCCTTATCTGTATATATGAATTCAATATCAAAGAAGTTTTTATAGTAGGACATTATGATTGTGGTGTCAGCAATTTAAATGCTGACAAAATAGTTCAAAAAATGGAATCAAAGGGCATTGATATAAATACTTTAAATACACTCTTCTATTCTGGTATAAATGTAAAAGAATGGCTCCATGGATTTGATTGTATAGAAGATTCGGTTGAAAGAAGTGTTTCTGTAGTCAGAAATCATCCTCTTGTTCCAAAAGATGTAGCTGTTCATGGTCTCATTATGGATCCATTAACTGGTGAAATTAATCTTGTTATAAATGGTTTTGATTCAATAAAAAAATAA
- the moaC gene encoding cyclic pyranopterin monophosphate synthase MoaC, with the protein MDFTHFNENGRAKMVDVSEKDETKRKAVARGYIQMAADTIKAVINGKIKKGDVLSVAQVGGIYGAKKTWDLIPMCHNILLTGADIDFEITENRIWIEASVKTIGKTGVEMEALTAVSIAALTIYDMCKAIDKHMIIGEIKLISKTGGKTVLSEMVTDFSQI; encoded by the coding sequence ATGGATTTTACACATTTTAATGAAAATGGCAGAGCAAAAATGGTTGATGTCAGTGAGAAAGATGAGACTAAAAGAAAAGCTGTAGCTAGAGGATATATTCAGATGGCAGCTGATACTATAAAGGCAGTAATCAATGGAAAAATAAAAAAGGGAGATGTTCTTTCAGTAGCACAAGTGGGAGGAATATATGGGGCTAAAAAGACATGGGATTTGATACCTATGTGTCATAATATACTTTTAACTGGAGCAGATATAGATTTTGAAATAACTGAAAACAGAATATGGATAGAAGCATCAGTGAAAACTATTGGTAAAACAGGAGTGGAAATGGAAGCTCTTACTGCTGTGAGTATAGCAGCTTTGACTATATATGATATGTGTAAGGCTATAGATAAACATATGATTATAGGTGAAATAAAACTTATAAGTAAAACTGGTGGAAAAACAGTTTTATCTGAAATGGTTACAGATTTTTCTCAAATTTAG
- a CDS encoding molybdopterin-binding protein, translating to MKKIKTVNAVGYVLQHDITEIIPNEVKGRAFKKGYIIKEEDIEKLLRLGKDNIYVFELGDKGIHENDAALILGKLGKGKNIRLADEIKEGKINFYAEEDGILKVDTEKLLELNMLGEISFATLPDNIPVKKGELVAGARVIPLVVDKEKMEKAQGVISNPILNINSYKKYKVGIITTGNEVFFGRIEDKFGKIVTDKLKEFDCEVIAQFLSQDNKEMIKAKAQELLDMGAEMLIFTGGMSVDPDDVTPSAIIEMGGELISYGAPVLPGSMFLLSYLGNIPVMGLPGCVMFAKKTIFDLILPRVLSEEKLTTIDIMMYGNGGLCQNCEVCHYPNCTFGK from the coding sequence ATGAAAAAAATTAAAACTGTAAATGCAGTGGGATATGTATTGCAGCATGATATTACAGAAATAATTCCTAATGAAGTAAAGGGAAGAGCTTTCAAAAAAGGGTATATAATAAAAGAAGAAGATATAGAAAAGTTATTGAGATTAGGAAAAGATAACATTTATGTTTTTGAATTAGGAGATAAAGGAATACATGAAAATGATGCTGCTCTTATTCTTGGAAAACTTGGAAAAGGAAAAAATATAAGATTAGCTGATGAAATAAAAGAAGGAAAAATAAATTTTTATGCTGAAGAAGATGGTATACTTAAAGTAGATACAGAAAAACTTCTTGAACTTAATATGTTGGGAGAAATTTCTTTTGCAACACTCCCAGACAATATTCCAGTAAAAAAAGGAGAACTTGTAGCAGGGGCCAGAGTTATCCCTTTAGTTGTAGATAAAGAAAAAATGGAAAAGGCACAAGGTGTTATTTCAAATCCTATATTGAATATCAATAGTTATAAAAAATATAAAGTAGGGATAATAACTACTGGAAATGAAGTTTTTTTTGGAAGGATAGAGGATAAATTTGGGAAAATAGTTACAGATAAGCTTAAAGAATTTGATTGTGAGGTTATTGCTCAGTTTCTTTCACAGGATAATAAAGAAATGATAAAAGCAAAGGCACAGGAACTTTTAGACATGGGGGCAGAGATGCTTATATTTACAGGTGGAATGTCTGTAGATCCAGATGATGTAACTCCTTCTGCTATAATAGAAATGGGAGGAGAACTTATAAGCTATGGAGCACCTGTTCTTCCAGGTTCTATGTTTTTGTTATCATATCTTGGAAATATACCCGTAATGGGACTTCCTGGATGTGTTATGTTTGCAAAGAAAACTATATTTGATTTAATTCTTCCTAGAGTATTAAGTGAAGAAAAACTTACAACTATAGATATTATGATGTATGGGAATGGAGGACTTTGCCAAAACTGTGAAGTATGTCATTATCCTAATTGTACATTTGGAAAGTAA